From a region of the Immundisolibacter sp. genome:
- a CDS encoding patatin-like phospholipase family protein — MTRPRVAAGVGLVLTGGGARTAYQVGVLLAVSDWLGRPRRTPFAIITGTSAGAINASVLAARAGSFGRGLEYLAGVWRGLQVGDIYRCDQRALYGRAVHWLIALLRGGLGQHNPRALLDCQPLRALLERHVNFARIDLHLRRGLLDAVAITASGYGSGRGVTFYQAVGHPPPWQRERALSRPAELTLDHVMASVAIPLLFEAVRIDDDWYGDGAMRDHTPLSAAINLGAQRLLVIGTRNSDPVPLPQPPPYPQLGKIAGYVLDSLFMDGLGPNLDRLQRLNELVRLSEAQPPMGPGRRLRHIDACVINPSLDLRTIAARHTQGFPGPVRRLFRGIGAFGELSPLPSYLLFDGAFCRELMDLGYADARRRKDEIMAVLTPGQESTIA; from the coding sequence ATGACACGACCGCGTGTTGCAGCGGGCGTCGGTCTGGTCCTGACCGGTGGCGGCGCGCGCACGGCCTATCAGGTGGGTGTGCTGCTGGCGGTCAGCGACTGGCTGGGCCGGCCGCGGCGCACGCCGTTTGCCATCATCACCGGCACCTCGGCGGGCGCCATCAACGCCAGCGTGCTGGCGGCGCGCGCGGGCAGCTTCGGCCGCGGCCTGGAATACCTGGCCGGCGTTTGGCGGGGCCTGCAGGTCGGCGACATTTATCGCTGCGACCAGCGCGCCCTGTATGGCCGCGCCGTGCACTGGCTGATCGCGCTGCTGCGCGGCGGCCTCGGCCAGCACAATCCGCGCGCCCTGCTCGACTGCCAGCCGCTGCGCGCGCTGCTGGAACGCCACGTCAACTTCGCGCGCATCGACCTGCACCTGCGCCGCGGCCTGCTGGACGCGGTCGCGATCACCGCTTCCGGTTACGGCAGCGGACGCGGCGTCACCTTCTACCAGGCCGTCGGGCACCCGCCGCCCTGGCAGCGCGAGCGGGCGCTCAGCCGCCCAGCCGAACTCACACTCGACCACGTCATGGCCTCGGTGGCCATCCCGTTGCTGTTCGAGGCGGTGCGTATCGACGACGACTGGTACGGCGACGGCGCCATGCGCGACCACACGCCGCTGTCGGCCGCCATCAACCTGGGCGCGCAGCGCCTGCTGGTGATCGGCACCCGCAATTCCGATCCGGTGCCGCTGCCGCAGCCACCGCCCTATCCGCAGCTTGGCAAGATCGCCGGCTACGTGCTCGATTCGCTGTTCATGGACGGACTCGGGCCGAACCTGGATCGCTTGCAGCGCCTGAACGAACTGGTACGCCTGAGCGAAGCGCAACCACCCATGGGCCCCGGCCGCCGCCTGCGCCACATCGACGCCTGCGTGATCAACCCGAGCCTTGACCTGCGCACGATCGCCGCCCGCCACACGCAAGGTTTTCCGGGGCCGGTGAGACGCCTGTTTCGCGGCATCGGCGCGTTTGGCGAGCTCAGTCCCCTGCCCAGCTACCTGCTGTTCGACGGGGCCTTCTGCCGCGAGCTGATGGATCTTGGCTACGCCGATGCCCGGCGTCGGAAAGACGAAATCATGGCCGTGCTGACGCCTGGACAGGAGTCAACCATCGCTTGA
- a CDS encoding gamma-glutamyl-gamma-aminobutyrate hydrolase family protein (Members of this family of hydrolases with an active site Cys residue belong to MEROPS family C26.), which yields MPALRIHWLQHVAFEGLGYIEPWALHHGHALSRSRLHAGETLPTLEAFDWLIVMGGPMGVYEADQHPFITAEMDLIRAAIDAGKRVLGICLGAQLMAAALGARVYPSGQQEIGWFAVEPAPGCAASPFGDALTGPLTVFHWHGDTFDLPAGAVRLAHSRVCTQQGFGYGARALALQFHPEMDPTGVAALANEFGARLRPGASVHSADQMLAGQAHFGPARRLLEAWLDRLAAG from the coding sequence ATGCCGGCGCTGCGCATTCACTGGCTGCAGCACGTGGCCTTCGAGGGCCTGGGCTACATTGAGCCCTGGGCGCTGCACCACGGGCACGCCCTGTCGCGCTCCCGGCTGCACGCGGGCGAGACGCTGCCCACGCTGGAGGCTTTCGACTGGCTGATCGTCATGGGCGGGCCGATGGGTGTTTACGAGGCCGATCAGCACCCCTTCATCACGGCCGAGATGGACCTGATCCGCGCCGCCATCGATGCCGGCAAGCGCGTGCTGGGGATTTGTCTGGGCGCGCAGCTGATGGCCGCCGCGCTGGGTGCCCGCGTATACCCGTCCGGGCAGCAGGAAATCGGCTGGTTCGCGGTCGAGCCGGCACCCGGCTGCGCCGCCAGCCCGTTTGGCGACGCCCTGACCGGGCCACTTACCGTGTTTCACTGGCACGGCGATACCTTCGACTTGCCGGCCGGCGCGGTACGCCTGGCCCACAGCCGTGTCTGCACCCAGCAGGGCTTTGGCTATGGCGCGAGGGCGCTGGCCCTGCAGTTTCACCCCGAAATGGACCCGACCGGCGTGGCCGCGCTGGCCAATGAATTCGGCGCCCGCCTGCGGCCCGGTGCCAGCGTGCACAGTGCCGATCAGATGCTGGCCGGGCAGGCGCATTTCGGTCCGGCACGGCGCCTGCTGGAGGCATGGCTCGACCGGCTCGCCGCCGGCTGA